In Pseudomonas oryzicola, one DNA window encodes the following:
- a CDS encoding SAM-dependent methyltransferase, with translation MHNPSVSVSKSPGLVPWLGSLVLAQLGKLRHGYLRVTHGGQQWCFGSADSPLRAELEMLDDRAWRLIACNGSIGAGEAYIHGYWRSPDLAAVTRLFVANLEVLDAMESGLARLGRPALRLLHWLNRNSRRGARRNILAHYDLGNALFEQLLDPTMMYSAAMFEHDGQSLEQAQLNKLEHICQKLRLHPGDHLIEIGCGWGSLAIHAATQYGCRVTTTTLSEAQYAHTRQRVEALGLAQRVTVLREDYRDLRGTFDKLVSIEMIEAVGHRYLPDYFNQCARLLKPDGLMLLQAITIRDQRYHQARRSVDFIQRYIFPGGALPSLTVLLHNATRHTPLNLVHLQDFGLDYARTLRHWHDNLRQSRSALAALGYDDAFQRLWEFYLCYCQGGFEERAIGVAQLLLAAPKALRAPLPEH, from the coding sequence ATGCACAATCCCAGCGTGAGCGTTAGCAAGTCTCCCGGACTGGTCCCGTGGCTGGGCAGCCTGGTGCTCGCTCAGCTCGGCAAGCTGCGCCACGGTTACCTGCGGGTGACCCACGGTGGCCAGCAATGGTGTTTCGGCAGCGCCGACAGCCCCTTGCGGGCCGAACTGGAAATGCTCGACGACAGAGCCTGGCGCCTGATCGCCTGCAACGGCTCGATCGGCGCCGGCGAGGCGTATATCCACGGCTACTGGCGCAGCCCTGACCTGGCCGCCGTGACGCGCCTGTTCGTGGCCAACCTCGAGGTCCTCGACGCCATGGAAAGCGGGCTTGCCCGATTGGGGCGGCCGGCGCTGCGGCTGCTGCATTGGCTGAACCGCAACAGCCGACGCGGGGCCAGGCGCAATATCCTGGCGCACTACGACCTGGGCAACGCCCTGTTCGAACAGCTGCTCGACCCAACCATGATGTACTCGGCAGCGATGTTCGAGCATGACGGGCAAAGCCTCGAGCAGGCCCAGTTGAACAAGCTGGAGCACATCTGCCAGAAACTCCGCCTGCACCCCGGCGATCACTTGATCGAGATCGGTTGTGGCTGGGGCAGCCTGGCCATTCACGCCGCCACCCAGTATGGCTGCCGGGTGACCACCACGACACTGTCGGAAGCCCAGTATGCGCATACCCGCCAGCGCGTGGAGGCGCTGGGCCTCGCGCAACGCGTAACCGTGCTGCGCGAGGACTACCGCGACTTGCGCGGCACGTTCGACAAACTGGTGTCGATCGAGATGATCGAGGCCGTCGGCCACCGCTACCTGCCCGACTACTTCAACCAATGTGCCCGGCTGCTCAAGCCAGACGGCCTGATGCTGCTGCAGGCCATCACCATCCGCGATCAACGCTACCACCAGGCGCGCCGCTCGGTGGACTTCATCCAGCGTTATATCTTCCCCGGCGGTGCCTTGCCCTCGTTGACCGTGCTGCTGCACAACGCCACCCGGCACACGCCGCTGAACCTGGTGCACCTGCAGGATTTCGGCCTGGACTACGCGCGCACATTGCGCCATTGGCACGACAACCTGCGCCAGTCGCGCAGCGCCCTGGCAGCCCTGGGCTATGACGACGCGTTCCAGCGTCTGTGGGAGTTCTACCTGTGTTATTGCCAGGGCGGCTTCGAGGAGCGTGCGATCGGCGTGGCGCAACTGTTGCTGGCCGCGCCCAAAGCCTTGCGCGCCCCGCTTCCCGAGCATTGA
- a CDS encoding DUF2256 domain-containing protein yields MKKQHLPSKLCVVCNRPFNWRKRWARCWQAVVYCSERCRRSAPRGKAQ; encoded by the coding sequence GTGAAGAAGCAGCACCTGCCAAGCAAGCTCTGCGTGGTGTGCAACCGGCCATTCAACTGGCGCAAGCGCTGGGCGCGTTGCTGGCAGGCGGTGGTCTACTGCTCCGAGCGCTGCCGACGTTCAGCGCCACGTGGCAAGGCGCAATAG
- a CDS encoding cryptochrome/photolyase family protein, producing MVARSSRLGLVLGDQLSFDLASLAALDPARDTLLMAEVQAEASYVPHHPQKIVLIFSAMRHFAQALRERGWRVQYVELEEPGNTGTIVGELRRWQQALGCDEIHLTECGEWRLEQALREAELPLVWHPDTRFLCSRGAFARWAQGRTQLRMEHFYRGMRKRCGLLLAADGGPAGGAWNFDSDNRKALPRGLRGPFALQFAVDDITAAVISLVSRRFTDHYGALEGFSYPVTHAQAEQLWQHFLDFGLAAFGDYQDAMAEDQPYLFHARISAALNIGLLDVRRLCQDVEHAWRDGRVPLNAAEGFIRQLIGWREYVHGIYWLRMPEYATLNHLGSQRALPDFYWTGRTRMRCMAQAIGQTLRLGYAHHIQRLMVTGNFALLAGVLPAAICEWYLAVYLDAFDWVELPNTLGMVMHADGGFLGSKPYCASGRYIQRMSDHCKACAYDVRQVTEEQACPFNALYWHFVIRHRQQLAGNPRLHLVYRSLDGMPAARREAVWARGEQLLAQLDAGAAL from the coding sequence ATGGTAGCGCGATCGTCACGCCTGGGCCTGGTGCTGGGTGACCAGTTGTCGTTCGACCTGGCCAGCCTGGCAGCGCTGGACCCGGCCCGCGACACCCTGCTGATGGCCGAAGTGCAAGCCGAAGCCAGCTATGTGCCGCACCATCCGCAGAAGATCGTGCTGATTTTCAGTGCCATGCGCCACTTTGCCCAGGCCCTGCGCGAGCGGGGCTGGCGGGTGCAGTATGTCGAGCTGGAGGAGCCCGGCAATACTGGCACTATCGTCGGCGAACTGCGCCGCTGGCAGCAGGCGCTGGGCTGCGATGAGATTCACCTGACCGAGTGCGGCGAGTGGCGGCTGGAACAGGCCTTGCGGGAGGCCGAGCTGCCGCTGGTATGGCACCCGGATACGCGCTTCCTGTGCTCGCGGGGTGCTTTCGCCCGTTGGGCGCAGGGGCGCACGCAGCTGCGCATGGAGCATTTCTACCGCGGCATGCGCAAACGCTGTGGGCTGTTGCTGGCAGCCGATGGTGGCCCAGCCGGCGGAGCCTGGAACTTCGACAGCGACAACCGCAAGGCCCTGCCGCGTGGGCTGCGCGGGCCCTTCGCGCTGCAGTTTGCCGTGGATGACATCACGGCGGCGGTAATCAGCCTGGTAAGCCGGCGGTTCACTGACCACTACGGTGCGCTCGAAGGCTTTTCCTACCCCGTCACCCATGCCCAGGCCGAACAGCTGTGGCAGCACTTCCTCGATTTCGGCCTGGCGGCGTTCGGCGACTATCAGGACGCCATGGCCGAAGACCAACCGTACCTGTTTCATGCGCGTATCAGCGCCGCCCTGAACATCGGCCTGCTGGACGTGCGCCGCCTGTGCCAGGATGTGGAGCACGCCTGGCGTGATGGCCGCGTGCCGCTCAATGCCGCCGAAGGGTTCATCCGCCAGCTGATCGGCTGGCGCGAGTACGTCCACGGTATCTACTGGCTGCGCATGCCCGAATATGCCACGCTCAACCATCTGGGCAGCCAGCGGGCGCTGCCGGACTTCTACTGGACCGGGCGCACGCGCATGCGCTGCATGGCGCAAGCCATCGGCCAGACGCTGCGCCTGGGATATGCCCACCATATCCAGCGGCTGATGGTAACCGGCAACTTCGCCTTGCTCGCCGGGGTGCTGCCGGCGGCCATCTGCGAATGGTACCTGGCGGTATACCTGGATGCGTTCGACTGGGTGGAGCTGCCCAATACCCTCGGCATGGTCATGCATGCAGACGGGGGTTTTCTCGGTTCCAAACCCTACTGTGCCAGTGGCCGCTATATCCAGCGCATGTCCGATCACTGCAAGGCTTGCGCGTACGACGTCAGGCAGGTGACGGAAGAGCAGGCCTGCCCGTTCAACGCGCTGTACTGGCATTTCGTGATCCGCCATCGCCAGCAGTTGGCCGGCAACCCGCGGCTGCACCTGGTGTACCGCAGCCTGGACGGCATGCCGGCGGCGCGACGGGAAGCCGTGTGGGCACGTGGTGAACAGTTGCTGGCGCAGCTCGATGCAGGAGCAGCCCTGTGA
- a CDS encoding DUF2878 domain-containing protein, translating to MTGRGLLANVMWLQAGWWLCVYGAHQPWLLWLIPLGLAWHFSCCRDRQGEWHAVLRCALVGWVLDSLLGMLGVFRFDRWPLPLWLALLWTVLCCGLRHSLAWLGRHTWLAALSGAVGGPLAYVAGARLAQVELPLGTLATATLLAAVWALALPLLLRLATWR from the coding sequence ATGACCGGGCGCGGGCTGCTGGCCAACGTCATGTGGTTGCAGGCAGGTTGGTGGCTATGTGTGTACGGGGCCCATCAGCCCTGGTTGCTCTGGCTGATCCCCCTCGGCCTGGCCTGGCATTTCAGCTGCTGCCGGGACCGCCAGGGCGAGTGGCATGCGGTGCTGCGCTGTGCCCTCGTCGGCTGGGTACTCGACAGCCTGCTGGGTATGCTGGGGGTGTTTCGCTTCGACCGTTGGCCGCTGCCACTGTGGCTGGCGCTGCTCTGGACCGTGCTGTGCTGTGGCCTGCGCCATAGCCTGGCATGGCTGGGCCGGCACACCTGGCTTGCCGCCCTGTCAGGCGCGGTGGGTGGCCCGCTGGCCTATGTGGCCGGGGCCAGGCTGGCCCAGGTCGAGCTGCCCCTGGGAACGCTGGCGACCGCTACGCTGCTGGCGGCAGTCTGGGCATTGGCCCTGCCCTTGCTATTGCGCCTTGCCACGTGGCGCTGA